The DNA region AAAGCTTCAAGTGGTCCTTCAGAATTAAGTAGTGCTGATGCAAGTATTGCAAGAGCAGCAAACTTAAATAAAATGCTTATTTTAAGTAAGCAGCAACAAGGAGAAACAAATGAGAGTTGATCAATTATCAAATAATCTAAATGCAATGGTTGCAACACAAATGCAAGTTAATGAAAATGCTCAAACAATTGCAAATATTGCAAATACAATGGGTGATCCACAAGCTCAAGAGGTAAGTCAAGATTTAATTGATGCAATTGTTTCACAAATACCCAATACTATTGCATATAGTGCAAATGCAAATGCAATTGAAACACAACAAGAGACATCAAGTATGTTATTAAACATTAAGGCTTAAACTAATGGATAAACTAAATGTCGTATGTCCATTTTGTAATAAAATAAATAAAATTCCTAAAAAAGAGTCTTATAATGTAGCAAACTGTGGTAATTGTAAAGAATCATTACTTGATACTACACCTATTGAACTATCATATGAAAACTTTGATCATGTGCTAGTAAATTCAGATATTCCTGTAATTGTTGATTTTTGGGCTTCTTGGTGTCAACCTTGTAAAATGATGGCGCCAATTTTCAAAGATGTTTCAAAAAAATATCCATTAAAAGTTTTATTTGTTAAGGTAAATACAGAAAAAGAAGAATTAATTGCTTCGAAGTTTATGATAAAATCAATTCCTACTCTTATTATTTTTAAACAAGACAAAGAAGTAAAAAGAGTAAGTGGAGTTTTAGATCCACTTAAACTTTCAAATTTTATAAATGAAAATATATAAAATTAAAATTTATATATAAAATTTATACCATAAATATCTAGTCCACTATTATCATCATTTATATCAGCATTTGATATATGATTATATCTCAATGTTGTACTAAATGAATCACTTATGTTATAACCAAATAAAATACTTTCTTTAAATTGAAAGTTTGTTCCAAATTTTTTATCTTCAAATGATTTATCACTTAAATATGCAAAACCAAAACCACCTTGCATAAAAAAATCTTTATTAAAATTATAAGTTAAGACTCCTTGAATACTTCCAATAAATAAATCATCACTTTCATGTGCTGAATCCATATAATCAAAAGAACCTTCAAAAGAGACTGGTAATCCAAATATTTTATAATCAGTATTTTTAATTACTGTTACATCAAAAATATTTGAATCATCTGAAGTTGTAGAATATCCTAAACTCATTTTGTCAAAAGAAAACAAAGATGAAACTACAAATAACAATACAATTAAAATCTTTTTCATGTTTATCCTTTAGTTAAAAAAAAATTATAACTTTTTATTTATATGAGCAATCTTAATTATTATTTATTATAAAATTATTTAATTCTATTAATTGCGTTTCATCAAAAAGTTTTATAGAATTTTCTTTTAAAAGCTTAGCTGTTACACCTAGACCATCAATTAAGGTTGAACTAAAAGTTCCATCATATACTTTTTTTGTGCCACAACTTGGTGATTTAGATTTTAATAAAGCAACATGAATATTATTTTTTATGCAGATTTCTAATGCTATTTTTGCACCTAAATTAAACTCATATGTAAAATCTTTATTTGATTTTGAAACCACTTTATTTGCTTTTTGTTCAGCTGCTTCTCTTGGAGTTGGAAGCCCTGAACTAACTTCAGGACAAATAGAAAAAATTTCGTTTGAAGATAAAATTTTATCAAATAACTCCATATCATCAATAGATGACATAGAGTCACTACCACTATACCTTACTTTATCTCCCAATAGACAAGAAGATACTAAAATTTTCATCATGCTTCTTCATAATTATCTAAGAACTCTTTTTGAAAAAAAGTTGAAGTTTGAATATTATTAAATGCTGCTTTCATAGAAATAAACATTTGAGGATTCTCTTCTTCCATTTTTTCTAAAAGTTCTTTTGTTTTTGCTCTTGCATAAGGCATTTTTATATCAAATCTCATTGCAGGACATGCTTCATCTCCAATTACACTAATTTCATTTGTTTGTGCAAATGCTCTTAGTTGTCTCTCTCTACAAAAAATAAGAGGTCTAATAACTTCTAAACCATTTTCTGCTTTATAAATTGGAGGCATAGATCTTAACGCTCCATTATATAAGAAATTCATAAAAAATGATTCCATTGCATCATCTAAATGATGTCCTAATGCTAATTTATTGTAACCTTGCTCTTGGGCTGTTGTATATAAATACCCTCTTCTCATTCTAGAAAAAAATGAACAAAATGATGAATTTTTTCTAATTTTTTCACCTGCAAGTTCAAATATTTCAGTATCAACTATTTCATGTTCAATATCATACTTTTTACAATGTTCAGCTAAAAATTGAACTTGTTCTCCCATACCATAAGTAACAGTTACTGCTTTAAATTCAAAGTTAAAAGGAGCAACTCGTTGAAGATGTTTTAATGAATGAAGTAATGTTGTAGAGTCTTTTCCTCCACTAAAACCAACTAATACTTTATCTCCTTCTTTAATTAAACCATATTCAGCATTAGTCTTTCCTACAAGTTTAGATATTTTTTTACTTAATTCTATCAATTTAAATTTCCTATTTTCTATAATTTTTCGCAATTATATCTAAAAGTTTAAAAAATGAAATAAAACGACTTTAAAATATAAATATTTTTTAGTAAGATTAAAACTACATACAAACTACACAGATAATAGTGTATGATTCAATTAATAAAAAAGTAAAGGAATTTTACTTCCTTGTTTAATTCACTTCTCCTTCTAAAATGTGTAATTAAGTCACCTTTACTTTTATTATGATAAATATGAATTTTCTATAATACTACCACCAAAAAGGTGGTAGATTCTTACAAATATAAAGCAGCAAACCAACCAAATAAAATTAATGGTATATTATAATGAATAAAAGTAGGTACTACACTATCCCATATATGGTCGTGTTGTCCATCAACACCAAGTCCAGACGTTGGTCCTAAGGTTGAATCAGAAGCTGGACTTCCAGCATCCCCTAAAGCAGCAGCCGTACCAACTAATACTGCAACACCTAATGGTGAAAAACCAAATTGCATTGCTAAAGGTACATAAATAACTGCTATAATTGGAATAGTTGAAAAAGAAGAACCAATTCCCATAGTAACTAATAATCCTACAACTAACATAAATAAAGCAGCTAATGATTTATTGTGTCCAATAATATGAGTTATAGAACTAACAAGACTCTCTATTCCATGGCTTGCTTTCATAACTTCTGCAAAACCAGAAGCTGCAATCATAATAAATCCAATCATTGCCATCATATGTACTCCTTTAGTGAATACATCTTGTGTCTCATCAATTTTAATAACTCCACCAATCATAAATATAATAAACCCTGCTAAAGATCCTATAATAATTGAATCAGTATCTAATTGTAAATATAAAGCTGCAACTATTGCTATAATTGCTGTAAATATATATGAAGTTTTTATTTCTTGATTTTCTGGTTCAATTTCTTTAATTTTTTCTAAACAATATTTTCTTGGTTTTCTATATGAAAAGAAAATTGCAACTAATAATCCTAAAAACATTCCAGAAACAGGAATAGCCATAACATATGGCAATTGATTAGCAGTTACAGTAGCACCATTTTCAACTAGATTTTTTAATAAAATATTATTTAAAAAGATTCCACCAAAACCTACAGGAAGTAACATATAAGTGGCAGTTAATCCAAAAGTTAAAATACAAGCTATTAATCTTCTATCAATTTCATACTCAGCAAAAACATGTAATAAAGGTGGTATTAAAATTGGTATAAAAGCAATATGTACTGGTATTAAATTTTGTGAAGATACCGATGCTAATAAAATAAGTGTTAATAAAACAGTTTTAAACCAAAAAATCTCTTTTTTTGTTGCATCATTTTTCATTTTTGAAATTATTTTTTTTGCTAATAAATCAGTTATTCCTGATTTTGAAATAGCAACAGCAAATGCACCTAACATTGCATAATTTAATGCAATTGTTGCCCCTCCCCCTAAACCATTACTAAAAGAATTTATTGTTTCAATTAAAGACATTCCTGAAACTAATCCTCCTATAATAGCACTAAAAACCAATGCAATAACTACGTTTATTCTAAATAGACTTAAAATAATCATTAGTAATACTGCAACTACAACGGGATTAAACATAGTGTTCCTTGTGAAAAATTCTATACTAAAATAGCATATTAAATGTAAATTAATTACTATTTATTATAATGTTTTTTTATTTAATAATAAGTCAAACAATTATCACTTTTTACTAAATTTTTAGTTTAATTAAATATAATTTTAGTTCCAAATCAAAAAAGAGAGTTATTTAATGACGATAGAAGAACAACAAGAATTTATAGATAAGATAAAAGAAACAATTATGCCCTACGCTCAAAACATGACTAAAGAACAGATAGAAAACTTAATTAAAACAGTAGAAAAACAAAACCCAAACTTACCTTTTGGCTTTGCAGATATGCTTTTAGAACAAATCCATTTTATAAAATATGGTGAAAAAAAATAAATAATATTTAAATTAAAACTTAAAACTTTAATTATATAAAGGAAAAAAATGAAGAAATTTTTATTTAATGTCATATGCTATAGTAGTTTAATTTTTTTTATTCAAGGATGTACTGCTACAAATAATCAAATAAAAACTCCACAAGAAAATAAAAAAACAAAAATAGAAAAAAAAGAAGAAAAAGCGCAAAACCCACAAAATCTACAAAAAGATTCACAAAAAGAAGAAAAACAAATAACAAGCAAAAAAGAAACTGAAAAAAGTGAAAAAATAAAAAAAACAAAAGAAGAAAAACCTAAAGAAAAAGTTAAAATAATTATTAAAAAAGTTGAAATACCTGTAAAAAGTAATAAAATAATTATAGGACAGAAAGAACTTGTATATATTCCTTCAGAAGATATAACACTAAAAGCGAGAATAGATACAGGAGCAACAACTACATCAATAAATGCTTTAAATATAAAAGAAGTAGAAAGAGATGGAAAAAAATGGGTTAAATTTGATTTAAAAGATGAAAAAGAAAAATTAATTACTAAATCTTTACCTATTTCAAGAATTGTTAAAATTAAAAGACATGGAACAGATGTTCAAGAAAGATATGTTGTAAAGATGAAACTAACTATAGGTAATTTAACACAATTTATTGACGTTTCTCTTACAGATAGGACTAAATTCAAATATCCTGTATTAATTGGAAGAAACTTCTTAAATGGACTTGTTTTAGTTGATGTTTCAAAAGAATATACAATAAACCCTAAAAAGAATTAATATGAAATCAAAAAATCAAATTTTACTATTTTCAATAGTATTAATACTAATCACATTAGTATTAATGTTTTACAAAGTCAAGTATTTAAATTTTCCTTTATTTGCAGATGATACAACTAATATATGGAATATTCAAGCAAAGATTACATTTGAACCAAAAGAGAATGAAAGTGCAATTATATCTTTAGCATTACCTTCTAAACAAAGTAAACTTTTAATTTTAAATGAAGAATCAACTTCTGCTGATTATGGATATAGTACAAATAAACTTCATGGAGTAAAAAAAGCTATTTGGTCAAAAAGAGAAGTAAAAGATAAAAAAGAACAAGTTTTATATTATTCAATCGATGTAATAAAAGACAACTATTATAAAACTAAAATTCCTAAAATTAAACAAGAAAATGAAAATGTAGAAGTCTCAAAACCAATTATTCAGGCTGCAAACTCGTTATTAAATAATATTTATCCAAAAAGTGCAGATAGTATTACATTTACTTCTTTATTAATTAAAGAGTTTAATAAAAAAGAGCCTTCACAAGCTGCAAATATGATTCAAAATAATTTTATGAAAACTCAAAAAGAAAAAAGAGATACTCTTATTAAACTTATTAAAAGGATGAAATATAAAGCAAGAACTGTTGGAGTTTTATATTTAAAAGATAAACAAAGAAATGTTAATTTAACTCCTATGTTAGAGGTATATAAAGATGGTAAATGGTATTTATATGATATTGATAAAGGATTAGTAGGTAATAGTTCAAATATTTTTATTTGGCAAAGAGGTACTCAATTTTTATTAGATGCGGAAGGAGTTAATAACTCTAGTGTTAAATTCTCAGTAATAAAAAATATAGTTCCTGCAAGAAGTGCAGCATTAATGAAAGATACAAAAAATCAAAGTGCATTACTTGACTTTTCACTATTTACTTTACCAAATGCCTCTCAAAATACTTTTAAACTTTTATTATTAGTTCCATTAGGTGCATTAGTAGTTGTATTTATGAGAGTAATTGTTGGTTTAAAAACATCAGGAACTTTTATGCCTATTCTTTTATCCATGGCATTTATTGAAACACATTTAGTTCCTGGTATCTTAATGTTTATTCTTGTTGTAACAATGGGGCTTTTTGTTAGATCTTATTTATCCCACTTAAATCTTCTTTTAGTTGCAAGAATATCTTCTGTGTTAATTGTAGTAGTTGCAATTATGGCATTTGTTGCTATTTTATCACAAAAACTTGGATTATCGTATGCAACAAGTATTACATTCTTCCCTATTATTATTCTATCTTGGACAATAGAAAGAATGTCAATTTTATGGGAAGAAGAAGGAGCTAAAGAAGTTTTCATACAAGGAAGTGGTTCTTTAACCGTATCAATACTTGCTTATTTTGCAATGACGAATAGTTTCCTTAGTTTTATCACATTTAACTTTCCTGAAGTATTATTAGCTGTACTTGGAGTTATAATATTACTTGGAAGATATAGTGGTTATAGATTAAGTGAATTATATAGATTTAAATCAATGGTAGATTAATATGTTTGCAAATCCATTTAAACTTAAAGAACGTGGTATATTAGGAATGAATAATAGAAATATCAACTTTATAGGAAAATATAACAATAGAAAAAATTTCCCTTTAGTTGATAATAAATTAAAAACAAAACAAATCGCACAAAAACATAATATTGCAGTACCAGAACTTTTAGGTTTTATTGAATATCAAGTACAAATCAACAATTTTAAACATTATATAAAAAATGAAAATGGTTTTGTAATAAAACCTGCCCAAGGAAGTGGGGGTAAAGGTATTCTTGTAATAACTAAAACAGTAGGAAATAAATTTATTAAACCAAATGGAGTTGAACTTGGATATTCTGATATAAAAAGACATATATCAAATATATTAAGTGGCCTTTACTCTCTTGGAGGTAAAAATGATATTGCAGTTTTTGAAAAACTTGTAGATTTTGATGATGCTTTTAATGGGTTTAGTTATGAAGGTGTTCCTGATGTTAGAGTTATTGTTTATAGAGGCTACCCTGCATTAGCAATGATGAGGTTATCTACTTCAAATAGTGATGGAAAAGCCAATTTGCATCAAGGTGCAGTTGGTGTGGGAATTGATATATCAACTGGAAAAGCTTTAAATGCTGTACAATTTGGAGATCCAATAAAAATACACCCAGATACAAAAAAAGATCTAAAAGAGTTAAAAATACCATATTGGAAGGATATATTATATCTTGCAGCAAAATGCTATGAAATGACAGATATGGGCTATTTAGGTGCAGATATTGTTATAGATAAACATCTAGGACCATTAGTATTAGAACTAAATGCAAGACCTGGACTTGCTATACAAATTGCAAACGATTTAGGTGCATTGAATAGATTTAATGAAATTGATAAAGTTGCAGGAAAACATTTAACTGTTGAAGAAAAAGTAAATTATTCTTCTTCAAATTTTTAAAAGTAAGAAGAATCTCTTCTTACTTTTTATTTATCTCTCTAGCTCCTATATTACCATATCTATGGTATGAGTGAGAAATACTTTGTTCTTTAAAGTAATTTAATAACTCTATTCTTCCTTCCATCATTGGTTTCATTCTAACTACAAATGTACCTAAATGTTTAGAAGTTGCATCAAAAATAACTTCTGGAACTTTTTTAATATCAGAATAAATAACTCTTTCATAATTATCTATTATTTCTGCAAGTTCTTCATCTGAATGCTTAACAATTCTATCTTTTGAAGTAAATAATTCTTTCGCTTCTTTTAAGAAATTTTCAACTTTTTCATTTTCTAAAATAGAAACAGTAAAATTAACTTTTGCTACTCTTGCAGCTAAAATCCTACTTACTACCTCAAAAATTGTATCATCATTACTAACTCTTATAATAATTCTATGTAAAGGTAAATATCTAAAATGATTATCTTCACCTCTTACTTCAAAATAATCTTTTTCTTTTGAAAATTCTGTTTCAAAGTTATATAAATAAGATTGTAATGCAATATCAAGTTTTCTAAAATCTTCATTGTCACTATTCTTTTCAACACAATTATTTATAAATCTTGTAAGATCATTATTATATCTTTTTTCTATATTTGGATATGTTTTTTCTGTAAAATCAACAAACTGAGTAATATAGTTATGAATACCAACTTTTCTACCTGCACCAACTGCTGATTTTCCCATTCCACCAAATGGTTGTCTTAAAACAATTGCACCTGTAGTTCCTCTATTTATATATAAATTACCAGCTTTTATATTTTCTCTCCAATAATTAACTTCTCTTTCATCTAATGTTTCAATACCAGAAGTTAATCCATATCCAGTGGCATTTACAATATTAACTGCATGTTCTAAATCTCTTGCTTTTATTACTGCAAGAACAGGTCCAAATAGTTCATTCATATGAATAAAACTATCCTCTTTTACTCCCCATTTAATTGAAGGTTTTAACATATAATCATTTCCATCAACATATTCAGGAGCTAAAGCCCATTCTTCATTATCATCAAGATTTTCTAATGCGTGTTTTAAATTTCCAGATACTTTATTTGCTAATGTTCCTATTCTATTTTTAAAATCCCAAACTGAACCAACATCCATTGATTTAGCAGCATCTACCAATGCTTTTCTAAAGTTTTTATCATTATATACTTCTTCTTCTAAAACTAATAACGAAGTAGCACTACATTTTTGGCCAGAGTTTGCAAATGCACTATGACAAACATTTTTTATAGCTTGTTCTTTATCTGCCATATTAGTAACAATTGTAGCATCTTTACCACCAGTTTCCGCAGTCAAGAATAGATCAGGTCTAGTTTTTAACATAGCAGCCGCTGTATCTTCACCACCAGTTAAAATAACAAAATCAACATCTTTATTTCCAATTAAATGTTCACCAGCTAAAGCACCTGGGCAAGGAGCAAATTGTAATGCATTTTTTGATACTCCAGCATCCCAAAAACATTTGCACATTTCATAAGCAGTTAACGCAGCAACAGTCGCTGGCTTAATAATTACCGTATTACCAGCTGCAAGTGTAGCAGCAACTCCTCCTAAAGGAATAGCTACAGGGAAATTCCAAGGTGGAACAACAACCCCAACACCTTTCCCTTTAAAATCTAAATTCTCATATTTTTCAAAATATCTTGATGCATAAGAATAAAACTCAATAAAATCAATTGCTTCACTAACTTCAACATCTGTTTCACCAAAAACTTTACCAACTTCAGCAGCAGCTACACCAATTAAATCATCTCTTCTTTCTCTAACTTTAATTGCAGCTTGTTTTAATATCTTATGTCTTTGTTCATAAGTTTTACTTCTCCATCCATCAACATCATCTTTTGCAACTTTCACTGCTTTTTTCAAATCTTCAGCAGTAGCCATAGCAATTTTACCTGCTATTACTCCATCTTTTAATTGAGACTTATCTAATGCTGTATATACATCTCTATCATCTACTAAATCTTCTCCACCAATAACAACTGGTTTTATATCATGTTTAGTATCTTTTGAAAATTTCCATTTTTTTGAAATAGTTTCTGCCCATTTTTTATTTTGAGGTAAAACAAAATCAGTATCAGCTTCAGAATGATATGTATTTGTATCATATGATGAATTATTAAAATCATCCCATTTTTCTTCAAGTCTATTTTGTTTTCTAAAACTTCCAACATATGAAGTATCAATATGAGAAAAAGATTTTAAAAATAGATCTTTTTGTTTATTCCAATCAGATGAACCAACTTTTAAACCAAATGAATATCTAATAAAATTGTTTTCACCAGTATTCTCATCTAATCTTCTTACTAAATATGCAATAGCATTTGTAAACTGCTCTTTTGCAGCTGTTGGAGCATATAAAATTACACTTTTTGATATCTCTTTTATTGCAAGTCTTGCTGCTTCGCTCATACCTTCTAGCATTTCTAAAGTATGATATTCACTTGTACCATAATGTTGTGCAAGTGTAGTAGCATATGCTTGCTCAAACAAGTTATGAGAAGCAGTTCCTATGTGCATATATGGTGCATTCTCTTTTCTTAATGCAAATTCTGCCATTCTTTTATAGTTTGAATCCGTATCTAATTTATCAGTATAAGTTACCATTTCCCAATGTTTTTGACTAGCTTCAGTCTCTTCCATCTCCATATTAGCACCTTTTACTAATCTAAACTTGATAGGACTTCCACCATTTTCAACTCTATTTTTTGCCCATTCAAGTAAATCTTTTTGCCATAAATGAGAATCTGGGATATATGCTTGTAACACAATACCTGCATAAAAATCTTTGAATTCTGGTAATTCTAAAGTTCTTTTAAATACTTCTACAGTAATTGCTAAATCTCTATACTCTTCCATATCTAAATTAATAAATTTATTTGTTTTTGTTCCATCAGGAGCAATATATGGATATTTTTTTGCTTGAGCATATATTAAAGATAATTTTTCAACTAGTGTTTTTACAGTACCTTCAAAATCTAATGAATTAATTTGAGAAAAAATAGTTGAAATCTTTATTGATATATAATCAATATTTGGATTTTCTAATGCTTTCAAATATTTTTCAATTCTCTCTTCAGCTTCTTCTTCACCTAAAACAACTTCACCAATAAGATTAATATTTACTCTTGTATTCTCTTTTTTTCTCATTTTTAGATGATTATTAAAAGGCTCTTCTTCTCCTTTTAATACAACTGTTTTAGTATCTTCTCTAATCTCTTTTACAAATAAAGGAACAGATAAATCTGGTAAAAATTTACCAAAGTTTTTAAATAACCATAATAATGTTTTATCTTTTGTTGTAAAGAAATGTGCCATACCATGTTTTTCTAATAAGAAAATAATTTGATCTGCAACTCTATCATTTAGATTTGTTCTAAAGCATTGATCCATTAGCTCTATTAATAAAGCTTTATCTTCTGGATGCTCTAACATTTTGTTCATTTTTATATAAAACTGTTTATCATAATCACTAACAAGTTCTGTTGCTCTATTTTGCCATTTTTCTGCAAGAGAAATAGCTGAATTTATTAGTTCTTGTTGATTTTCCATTGATACTTCCTTAAATTAATTATTATTTAAATTAAAATTTAGTAGCCTTGTTTGTATTTTTCTAAATATACAAATAAGAGGGCTTCTCCGGCAAGTTAATCCCTCTTTCTACTTAATATTTTTTTCTTATTTAATGTTTTTTACCTAAATATGCTTCTTGGATTGCTTCAGAATTTAATAACTCTTCAGATGTTCCTTCATGTGTTATTTTTCCTACTTCAAGCACATACCCTCTATTAGCAAGTTTTAATGCTGCTTTTGCATTTTGTTCAACAATTAAAACTGTCATCCCCGTTTGAGCAATTTCTTTAATTGCTTTAAAAATTGATTTTACCAAAATTGGTGCTAAACCTAAACTTGGTTCATCTAAAATAAGTAGTTTTGGCTTACTCATGATTGCTCTACCAATTGCTAACATTTGCTGTTCTCCACCACTTAAAGTACCAGAAAGCTGTTTTTTTCTCTCTTTTAATCTTGGTAAAATATCATAAATCCATTCTAAAGTCTCCTTATCATGAGATTTTAATGTATATGCTCCCATCATTAAGTTTTCTTCAACTGTTAAAGTTCCAAAAACTCTTCTTCCTTCAGGAGAATGAGACATCCCTAAACTTACTATATCATGTGCAGGAGTATTTGTAATATCATTTTTATCAAAAATTATATTACCTTGTTTTGGTTTCAATAATCCAGAAATGGTTTTTAAAGTTGTTGTTTTACCAGCACCATTTGCCCCTAGAATCGTTACAACTTCACCTTTTTTTACTTTAAGTGAGATTCCTTTAATTGCAGCAATTGCTCCGTAACTTACATGTAAATCTCTTACATCTAATAATATTTCATCATTTTGCATTAATCTTCATCCTCGTCATCATCACTTCCAATATAAGCTTCAATAACTCTAGGGTCATCTTGAACAAAACTAGGAAGACCTTGAGAAATTTCTTTTCCAAAGTTAATAACAGTAATATAATCTGTAAGTTTCATTACCATCTCCATATCATGTTCAATCATCATAATACCAAGTCCCATCTCTTTTATCTTCAAGATAATATCAGTAAGCTCTATTGTTTCATTTTCATTAAGACCAGCTGCAGGTTCATCTAAAATAAGAAGTTCTGGTTCTGCTGCCAAAGCCCGTGCCATTTCAACTTTTCTTTGATTACCATATGATAAATCAGTAGTTGGTGTCATTGCATATTTTGTAAGATTAAAAAACTCCATAAGTTCTTCAACTTTTTTCCAATATTTTTGTTCATCTTTTCTAAATCCAGGAGTATGAACAATTGAATGGTACCATTTTTGTTTTGATTTCGTATGACATCCAGCCATAATATTTT from Malaciobacter molluscorum LMG 25693 includes:
- a CDS encoding alpha-L-glutamate ligase-like protein gives rise to the protein MFANPFKLKERGILGMNNRNINFIGKYNNRKNFPLVDNKLKTKQIAQKHNIAVPELLGFIEYQVQINNFKHYIKNENGFVIKPAQGSGGKGILVITKTVGNKFIKPNGVELGYSDIKRHISNILSGLYSLGGKNDIAVFEKLVDFDDAFNGFSYEGVPDVRVIVYRGYPALAMMRLSTSNSDGKANLHQGAVGVGIDISTGKALNAVQFGDPIKIHPDTKKDLKELKIPYWKDILYLAAKCYEMTDMGYLGADIVIDKHLGPLVLELNARPGLAIQIANDLGALNRFNEIDKVAGKHLTVEEKVNYSSSNF
- a CDS encoding Na+/H+ antiporter family protein; protein product: MFNPVVVAVLLMIILSLFRINVVIALVFSAIIGGLVSGMSLIETINSFSNGLGGGATIALNYAMLGAFAVAISKSGITDLLAKKIISKMKNDATKKEIFWFKTVLLTLILLASVSSQNLIPVHIAFIPILIPPLLHVFAEYEIDRRLIACILTFGLTATYMLLPVGFGGIFLNNILLKNLVENGATVTANQLPYVMAIPVSGMFLGLLVAIFFSYRKPRKYCLEKIKEIEPENQEIKTSYIFTAIIAIVAALYLQLDTDSIIIGSLAGFIIFMIGGVIKIDETQDVFTKGVHMMAMIGFIMIAASGFAEVMKASHGIESLVSSITHIIGHNKSLAALFMLVVGLLVTMGIGSSFSTIPIIAVIYVPLAMQFGFSPLGVAVLVGTAAALGDAGSPASDSTLGPTSGLGVDGQHDHIWDSVVPTFIHYNIPLILFGWFAALYL
- a CDS encoding DUF523 domain-containing protein codes for the protein MKILVSSCLLGDKVRYSGSDSMSSIDDMELFDKILSSNEIFSICPEVSSGLPTPREAAEQKANKVVSKSNKDFTYEFNLGAKIALEICIKNNIHVALLKSKSPSCGTKKVYDGTFSSTLIDGLGVTAKLLKENSIKLFDETQLIELNNFIINNN
- a CDS encoding tRNA 2-thiocytidine biosynthesis TtcA family protein, with the translated sequence MIELSKKISKLVGKTNAEYGLIKEGDKVLVGFSGGKDSTTLLHSLKHLQRVAPFNFEFKAVTVTYGMGEQVQFLAEHCKKYDIEHEIVDTEIFELAGEKIRKNSSFCSFFSRMRRGYLYTTAQEQGYNKLALGHHLDDAMESFFMNFLYNGALRSMPPIYKAENGLEVIRPLIFCRERQLRAFAQTNEISVIGDEACPAMRFDIKMPYARAKTKELLEKMEEENPQMFISMKAAFNNIQTSTFFQKEFLDNYEEA
- the trxC gene encoding thioredoxin TrxC; translated protein: MDKLNVVCPFCNKINKIPKKESYNVANCGNCKESLLDTTPIELSYENFDHVLVNSDIPVIVDFWASWCQPCKMMAPIFKDVSKKYPLKVLFVKVNTEKEELIASKFMIKSIPTLIIFKQDKEVKRVSGVLDPLKLSNFINENI
- a CDS encoding ATP-dependent zinc protease family protein; translation: MKKFLFNVICYSSLIFFIQGCTATNNQIKTPQENKKTKIEKKEEKAQNPQNLQKDSQKEEKQITSKKETEKSEKIKKTKEEKPKEKVKIIIKKVEIPVKSNKIIIGQKELVYIPSEDITLKARIDTGATTTSINALNIKEVERDGKKWVKFDLKDEKEKLITKSLPISRIVKIKRHGTDVQERYVVKMKLTIGNLTQFIDVSLTDRTKFKYPVLIGRNFLNGLVLVDVSKEYTINPKKN
- a CDS encoding acyloxyacyl hydrolase, whose product is MKKILIVLLFVVSSLFSFDKMSLGYSTTSDDSNIFDVTVIKNTDYKIFGLPVSFEGSFDYMDSAHESDDLFIGSIQGVLTYNFNKDFFMQGGFGFAYLSDKSFEDKKFGTNFQFKESILFGYNISDSFSTTLRYNHISNADINDDNSGLDIYGINFIYKF
- a CDS encoding inactive transglutaminase family protein, with translation MKSKNQILLFSIVLILITLVLMFYKVKYLNFPLFADDTTNIWNIQAKITFEPKENESAIISLALPSKQSKLLILNEESTSADYGYSTNKLHGVKKAIWSKREVKDKKEQVLYYSIDVIKDNYYKTKIPKIKQENENVEVSKPIIQAANSLLNNIYPKSADSITFTSLLIKEFNKKEPSQAANMIQNNFMKTQKEKRDTLIKLIKRMKYKARTVGVLYLKDKQRNVNLTPMLEVYKDGKWYLYDIDKGLVGNSSNIFIWQRGTQFLLDAEGVNNSSVKFSVIKNIVPARSAALMKDTKNQSALLDFSLFTLPNASQNTFKLLLLVPLGALVVVFMRVIVGLKTSGTFMPILLSMAFIETHLVPGILMFILVVTMGLFVRSYLSHLNLLLVARISSVLIVVVAIMAFVAILSQKLGLSYATSITFFPIIILSWTIERMSILWEEEGAKEVFIQGSGSLTVSILAYFAMTNSFLSFITFNFPEVLLAVLGVIILLGRYSGYRLSELYRFKSMVD